One Mangifera indica cultivar Alphonso chromosome 4, CATAS_Mindica_2.1, whole genome shotgun sequence genomic region harbors:
- the LOC123213341 gene encoding LEAF RUST 10 DISEASE-RESISTANCE LOCUS RECEPTOR-LIKE PROTEIN KINASE-like 1.5, with protein sequence MSPFSSCSFHRLLIVITFTFFWVFNFSRATQSCSSLAEATTGSSCPPFTSTPPFPFSSSPGCGHPSFQVKCSSSSSHAVISINTLNFSLLHYEPNSTSLSLSPQPTISTNSCPSLHLLAVPDHSINFSGSPFRVSDASCSRLSVLRSCTPPNLPNCSHCPFQCKLVKNPAKLVHGCESTHRIDLSSDQGCQIDVLDFLDNFLQSAGIQVEFDEAQDSYFSSCKFCHAQNGVCGFNSSHPNKPFICFHSESSLSPTWIHETNLNRIAILSTIFALTCLLLAFSVGIAILRSRQFKSATEADPTALFLHRHRLAGLLPPVFTYEELEFSTNKFDPKRKIGDGGFGSVYLGQLLDGRIVAVKYLHCKQQHNTPSSTKAFSTKSFCNEILILSTIDHPNLVKLHGYCSDARGLLLVYEYITNGNLADHLHGSHSLHRKGSLTWQVRLDIALQTALALEYLHFSVVPPIVHRDITTSNIFVEKDMRIKVGDFGLSRLMILPETTSSSSSGFVCTGPQGTPGYLDPDYHRSFRLTEKSDVYSFGVVLLELISGLKAVDQSRDKREVALADLVVSKIQLGMLHQVVDPVLVDDGEAMDGVDAVAELAFRCVAADKDDRPDAREIVEELKRIRNIRTRECGRPGSNSNVNDV encoded by the coding sequence ATGTCTCCCTTCAGTTCTTGCAGTTTTCATCGTCTTCTCATAGTTATTACCTTCACATTTTTctgggttttcaatttttctagaGCCACTCAGTCATGTTCTTCACTGGCAGAAGCCACTACTGGATCTTCATGTCCTCCTTTCACTTCAACTCCTCCctttcctttctcttcttcGCCTGGTTGTGGCCATCCTTCATTCCAGGTTAAATGTTCATCTTCCTCTTCCCACGCTGTTATATCCATTAATACCCTTAATTTTTCACTCCTTCATTACGAACCCAACTCTACCTCTCTCAGTCTCTCTCCACAACCCACCATATCAACAAATTCTTGTCCGTCGTTGCACTTGCTTGCAGTGCCTGACCATTCTATTAACTTCTCCGGCTCACCATTCCGAGTCTCCGATGCCTCTTGCTCTCGTCTTTCTGTTCTTCGTTCTTGTACCCCGCCAAATCTTCCCAACTGTAGCCATTGTCCATTTCAATGCAAGCTCGTCAAGAATCCAGCAAAGCTTGTCCATGGTTGTGAATCTACACACCGTATTGATCTCTCATCTGATCAGGGTTGCCAAATCGACGTGTTGGATTTTCTTGATAATTTCTTGCAATCTGCGGGTATCCAAGTTGAGTTTGATGAAGCTCAAGACTCCTACTTTTCAAGCTGCAAATTTTGCCATGCTCAGAACGGTGTTTGTGGCTTCAACTCCTCGCACCCCAACAAGCCATTTATATGTTTCCACTCCGAATCTAGCTTATCACCTACTTGGATCCATGAAACCAACTTGAATCGCATCGCAATCTTGAGCACCATCTTCGCATTAACATGTTTACTGCTTGCATTTTCAGTTGGCATAGCTATTCTCAGGTCTAGACAGTTCAAATCAGCCACAGAGGCAGATCCAACAGCTCTCTTTCTTCACCGTCACCGCTTGGCTGGTCTCCTCCCTCCCGTTTTCACCTACGAAGAGCTCGAATTTTCAACTAATAAGTTTGACCCGAAGCGCAAGATCGGTGATGGAGGGTTTGGTTCAGTCTACTTAGGTCAACTGTTGGATGGCCGAATCGTCGCGGTAAAATATCTCCACTGTAAACAACAACACAACACACCATCTTCTACAAAAGCTTTCTCTACTAAATCTTTTTGCaatgaaatattgattttgtccACCATTGATCATCCAAATCTCGTCAAACTTCACGGGTACTGCAGCGACGCAAGAGGTTTACTTTTAGTTTATGAATATATCACCAATGGAAATCTTGCAGACCATCTTCATGGATCACATAGTTTGCATCGGAAAGGATCTTTAACGTGGCAAGTGAGACTAGACATTGCTCTGCAAACAGCTTTAGCTCTCGAGTACTTGCATTTCTCAGTTGTGCCACCAATTGTTCACAGAGATATCACAACGtcaaatatttttgttgagAAAGACATGAGAATCAAGGTTGGAGATTTCGGGTTGTCAAGGCTAATGATTCTTCCCGAGACGACGTCGTCCTCAAGTTCTGGTTTTGTGTGTACAGGACCTCAGGGTACACCTGGGTATTTAGACCCGGACTATCACCGATCTTTTCGGTTGACAGAAAAGAGTGACGTGTATAGTTTCGGTGTGGTGCTGTTGGAGTTGATTTCAGGGCTGAAAGCAGTGGATCAGAGTAGAGACAAGCGTGAGGTGGCATTGGCGGATTTAGTGGTGTCAAAGATCCAGTTGGGGATGCTCCATCAGGTGGTGGACCCGGTTTTGGTGGATGATGGGGAGGCAATGGACGGTGTTGATGCGGTTGCTGAACTAGCGTTCCGGTGTGTCGCGGCTGATAAAGATGACCGTCCGGATGCAAGGGAAATAGTGGAGGAGCTGAAAAGAATCAGAAACATCCGTACACGTGAGTGTGGGCGTCCTGGGTCCAATTCTAATGTAAATGACGTGTAA